The nucleotide window TGACCCCTTCGATAATTTCGAATTCAACTTTCTGGCCTTCAGCTAATGTTTTGAAACCCTCTTCCTGAATCGCCGAGAAATGAACAAAGACATCTCCACCGTCCTCGCGTTCAATGAATCCGAA belongs to Bacillota bacterium and includes:
- a CDS encoding cold-shock protein → MLGRVKWFNQERGFGFIEREDGGDVFVHFSAIQEEGFKTLAEGQKVEFEIIEGVRGPQAANVVKL